The nucleotide window TTTTTTGTTGGGGGGATTTTTTGTTGCTGATAGTTAGACCGTCATCTTTGAGTATCACGAGCATTTGATCACGTAGGTTTCAAAAAAGTCTTTACCCATACTGACATGCCACCATCAGATCTCCACAACAATTATTATAGTGTGGTCCTTAGTCCTTACTGAACCGCCATGCCATGGTGTTACTCACACTCTTTGCGCCTCACTAAAACTCGGTTATTTCTATTATGCACCGGATGCATGACTGCATGCGTGGCTCATGCTTCCTAAAGCCCCCCTTGAAATCAGGACTGGGATACTCAAAAAAGCTTCGCAGCTCAATGCAGCAATGGCGACTCTTTCTCCCCCTGTGGTACACCCGCAGGTCTCCCTCCGGCGACAAGGGTGGCGGCGGCTGCATGGCTTGCCAAGCTGCCAGTTCAGACACGCCGGGAGAGTGCAGTCCAGCTACAGGGGACTCGAAGCGCTGTACGATGATGGGTACGGGACGGTCAAGGGCCTGGACTACTACTATCAGGCACTCGGGCAGCTGGTGGGGTATGACAGCGGGCCGCCCTGCTGGTTATGCCCTGTCGATGCTGGCTCGACGGTCGAGGATGCTCCACTCATGCTGTATTTGCCAGGTAAGAAAATGTGTGGAAATGTTGTGTCATCGACAGCTTCCCATGTCTGTCTCCATGCATATCTTTCCGGTTTGTTGATGCCTGATTGTTTAGGTGAGTAGTACACTCTAATTTCAGGTGCTGGTCTGGGGTTAAATCTGAATCTTTTCAGGAGTAGATGGGATGGGGATGGGGCTCTGCATGCACCACAAGGCTCTTGGAAGGTGAGATACAAAGAGAAGTTTCCTTGTGAAAATTTATGGTGAACCCAGAGTGTAATTTTGATAGTTTAAATATATTATACACTTGTTTTTTCATTTGCAGGATATTTGAACTTAGATGCTTGCACATTCCTTTTCACGACCGCACACCATTCGAAGGTATCAGATACCTGTGTATTAACTGATTAATTTCTCTCCGAAGCATTTTGCATCTGAATTGAAAATTTGAGCTTACTTTAAGATTCAGAGTGAAATGCATCCGTTTCGTTTGAAAAGGAATATTTCATTTCTCCCTTCGTCCGCACCAAGAAGATGGACACACCACACAAAGCCATGTTTAGAGAAATGACCTCCGGTTAACATGTGGCAAAAACAATAGATGCTCAA belongs to Triticum aestivum cultivar Chinese Spring unplaced genomic scaffold, IWGSC CS RefSeq v2.1 scaffold135616, whole genome shotgun sequence and includes:
- the LOC123176119 gene encoding acyltransferase-like protein At1g54570, chloroplastic; translation: MLPKAPLEIRTGILKKASQLNAAMATLSPPVVHPQVSLRRQGWRRLHGLPSCQFRHAGRVQSSYRGLEALYDDGYGTVKGLDYYYQALGQLVGYDSGPPCWLCPVDAGSTVEDAPLMLYLPGVDGMGMGLCMHHKALGRIFELRCLHIPFHDRTPFEELVTMVEDVVRAEHSTSPNKPIYLLGNSFGGCLALAVAGRNPRIDLILVLVNPATSFERSDIKKLLSVFSSNNAYIAITALLNYNIEYTGQTTRRHTKMEDETHQTGCAIC